In the Candidatus Rhodoblastus alkanivorans genome, one interval contains:
- a CDS encoding restriction endonuclease, with amino-acid sequence MSFRIWAVRAGGDSEADPLFIENGQIAVSFRDANEDLSALPAQRAAFKDVFARAEGEAKPGAIPVQAGQLFRFVHEMKVGDRVIYPRKIDRTLMWGEISTPYMYDRSGNPDFPHRRGVRWLASLSRDVFSQGALYELGSVLTLFEVRNFASEFTRRFEPPSGAGPASSASLTEDETQIRVARDIAETTKDFISKKIKTDLKGFPLEPFVADLFRAMGYNAHATRAVRDEGIDVVAHRDELGIEPPILKIQVKAHDGNIGPDLVKAFYAMIHDRDVGIFIATGGYTAAAQDFARTKGNLKLVDGVEFVSLIEKYYDGLDLKSRKQIPLRRMLVPDVLPDE; translated from the coding sequence ATGAGCTTTCGGATCTGGGCGGTCCGCGCCGGTGGCGACAGCGAAGCCGACCCTCTGTTCATCGAGAACGGTCAGATCGCTGTCAGTTTCCGCGACGCCAACGAGGACTTGAGCGCCCTGCCCGCCCAACGCGCCGCCTTCAAGGACGTTTTTGCGCGGGCCGAAGGCGAAGCCAAGCCGGGCGCCATCCCGGTCCAGGCCGGCCAACTCTTCCGCTTCGTCCATGAAATGAAGGTCGGCGACCGCGTGATCTACCCGCGCAAGATCGACCGGACATTGATGTGGGGCGAAATCTCGACGCCTTACATGTATGATCGGTCGGGAAATCCGGACTTTCCGCATCGGCGCGGGGTGCGCTGGTTGGCCTCGCTCAGCCGCGACGTCTTTTCCCAAGGCGCGCTTTACGAATTGGGCTCGGTCCTGACCCTGTTCGAAGTCCGCAACTTCGCCAGCGAATTCACCCGCCGCTTCGAGCCTCCGTCCGGCGCCGGCCCGGCCAGTTCCGCCAGCCTCACCGAAGACGAGACCCAGATCCGGGTGGCGCGCGACATCGCCGAAACCACCAAGGACTTCATCTCCAAGAAGATCAAGACCGACCTCAAAGGCTTCCCGCTTGAGCCTTTCGTGGCCGACCTGTTTCGCGCCATGGGTTATAACGCCCACGCCACCCGCGCCGTGCGCGACGAGGGAATCGATGTCGTCGCCCATCGCGACGAATTGGGGATCGAGCCGCCGATCCTGAAAATCCAGGTCAAGGCCCATGACGGCAATATCGGCCCCGATCTGGTCAAGGCCTTCTACGCCATGATCCATGACCGCGATGTCGGCATTTTCATCGCCACCGGCGGCTATACCGCCGCCGCCCAGGATTTCGCGCGGACCAAGGGCAATCTGAAACTGGTGGACGGCGTGGAATTCGTGAGCCTGATCGAGAAATATTACGACGGGCTCGACCTGAAATCCCGTAAACAGATCCCGCTGCGCCGAATGCTCGTTCCCGACGTCCTGCCCGACGAATGA
- a CDS encoding penicillin-binding protein activator: protein MTNDHCAVARRSFLRAALLGGAAALSACSVTGLNHPEQPGAPTPAPGPTPNAATFGNGPVKVALILPLTQGSGPSAVGVSMRNAAELAIQESGANDITVLVKDDHSTPDGASAAAQAALGEGAELILGPLFAADVRAAAAVARPAGKPIIAFSTDLSIASHGVYLLSFLVEGYVNRIIDYAADQGRKSVAALAPENEYANVAIGALQQAAARRGMRVALIERYKPGGVSAAAAHIAALGDQIDCLFIPDQAGAMPDVGRALTANAIDPRKVQILGTGLWNDARVLSLPALQGAWFATPENAGFVAFAQRYRAKFGSDPTRVATLAYDSVSLAAALARSQGARRFSDDVLTNPTGFNGADGVFRFKPDGSNERGLAVVQINNGTIKVISPAPTSL from the coding sequence ATGACGAACGATCATTGCGCCGTCGCGCGGCGTTCTTTTTTGCGCGCGGCGCTGTTGGGCGGCGCGGCCGCTTTGTCGGCCTGTTCGGTCACCGGCCTCAATCATCCGGAACAGCCCGGCGCGCCGACGCCCGCGCCCGGGCCGACGCCCAACGCCGCGACCTTCGGCAACGGCCCGGTCAAGGTCGCGCTGATCCTCCCGCTCACTCAAGGAAGCGGGCCGAGCGCCGTCGGCGTCTCGATGCGCAATGCGGCGGAACTGGCGATCCAGGAATCGGGCGCGAACGACATTACCGTCCTGGTCAAGGACGACCATTCGACGCCGGACGGCGCGAGCGCCGCCGCCCAGGCCGCGCTCGGCGAAGGCGCTGAACTGATTCTCGGCCCGCTGTTCGCCGCCGACGTCCGGGCCGCCGCCGCAGTCGCCCGGCCGGCGGGCAAGCCGATCATCGCCTTTTCGACAGATCTCTCGATCGCCTCGCACGGCGTCTATCTCTTGTCCTTCCTGGTCGAAGGCTACGTCAACCGGATCATCGATTACGCCGCCGACCAGGGCAGGAAATCCGTCGCCGCGCTCGCGCCGGAAAATGAATACGCCAATGTCGCCATCGGCGCGCTGCAACAGGCGGCGGCGCGGCGCGGCATGCGCGTCGCCCTGATCGAACGCTACAAGCCGGGCGGCGTCAGCGCCGCCGCCGCCCATATCGCGGCGCTCGGCGACCAGATCGATTGCCTTTTCATTCCCGACCAGGCGGGAGCCATGCCGGACGTCGGCCGGGCGCTGACCGCCAACGCAATCGATCCCCGAAAAGTTCAGATCCTCGGCACCGGCCTGTGGAACGACGCGCGCGTCCTCAGCCTGCCCGCGCTGCAGGGCGCCTGGTTCGCCACGCCGGAAAATGCCGGCTTCGTGGCCTTCGCCCAGCGCTATCGCGCCAAATTCGGCTCAGACCCCACAAGAGTGGCGACGCTCGCCTATGATTCGGTGTCGCTCGCCGCCGCTCTCGCCCGCTCGCAGGGCGCGCGGCGCTTTAGCGACGACGTTCTGACCAATCCAACCGGCTTCAACGGCGCCGACGGCGTGTTCCGCTTCAAGCCGGACGGCAGCAACGAGCGCGGCCTCGCCGTCGTGCAGATCAACAACGGCACGATCAAAGTGATCAGCCCCGCGCCAACCTCGCTTTAG
- the rpmF gene encoding 50S ribosomal protein L32 gives MAVPKRKTSPMKRGFRRSADALAAPTYVEDKDSGELRRPHHIDLKTGMYKGRQILTVKSNED, from the coding sequence ATGGCTGTTCCGAAAAGAAAAACCTCGCCGATGAAGCGCGGCTTCCGCCGCTCGGCCGATGCGCTCGCCGCCCCGACCTATGTCGAGGACAAGGACTCGGGCGAACTGCGCCGTCCCCACCACATCGATCTGAAGACCGGCATGTACAAGGGCCGTCAGATCCTGACGGTCAAGTCGAACGAAGACTGA
- a CDS encoding YraN family protein: MNRRKGARRFGLRAEVLAAFWLRLNGFRILARNYSAAGGEIDIVARRGLLVVFVEVKARPSVEAAQVAIDARKIARISRAARFWLAANPSATGCAFRGDALLVTPGGLPRHVASAFELDLFA; encoded by the coding sequence ATGAACAGGCGCAAGGGCGCGCGCCGTTTCGGGCTGCGCGCCGAGGTTCTGGCCGCCTTCTGGCTTCGTCTGAATGGGTTTCGCATCCTGGCGCGCAATTATTCGGCCGCGGGCGGCGAGATCGACATTGTCGCCCGGCGCGGCCTGCTCGTCGTCTTTGTCGAGGTCAAGGCGCGGCCGTCCGTCGAGGCGGCGCAGGTCGCGATCGACGCCCGCAAGATCGCGCGTATTTCCCGCGCCGCCCGCTTCTGGCTCGCAGCCAATCCTTCCGCGACGGGTTGCGCCTTCCGGGGCGACGCGCTTCTGGTCACGCCCGGCGGCTTGCCCCGCCATGTCGCGAGCGCCTTCGAGCTTGATCTTTTCGCATGA
- a CDS encoding NTP transferase domain-containing protein, translated as MKFVTLAIEEACGGLLAHSIRRAQLLIPKGRILAPDDISRLRAAGVARVQVALLDPKKDVAEDAAAARVARALAGSGVIAGEARAGRCDLHAAFYGLLHFDPRRVDGFNHVDEAITLATLPPHEVFEPGERIATIKVNPYAAPERVVAACEKAAAPLKILPFRPHRVALIQTLAPGLKAQTLEKTTRHTRDRLMALSSALCAELRVTHEEKTLSREIAARGAAGDDLILIAGAYSTVDRKDVVPAALEKAGGRVIHFGMPVDPGNLLLLGELGGTPVIGMPGCARAPQLNGVDFILRRLLAGLPVGRADIMSMGVGGLLRDRRANAKTKRAAPPRIAAIVLAAGRSQRMGANKLTMTLDGKPLVRHAADTARAAGIETIVVVVGHEAEKVRAALAGCDVAFVLNEDYAQGLSTSLKKGVAALPRELDGAMIFLGDMPDIDPAMIARMIAAFDPREGSAIVAPRCRGRLGNPVLWGRAFFPLILERTSGDAGAKQLIGRYGQWVAAIDAGDDIFTDLDTAEAMNERRRLGPDPASSI; from the coding sequence ATGAAATTCGTCACCCTCGCCATAGAGGAAGCCTGCGGCGGCCTGCTCGCCCATTCCATCCGTCGGGCCCAACTTTTGATCCCCAAGGGACGAATACTTGCGCCGGACGACATTTCGCGCCTGCGCGCCGCTGGCGTCGCTAGAGTGCAGGTCGCGCTGCTCGACCCGAAGAAGGATGTTGCGGAAGACGCCGCCGCCGCGCGGGTCGCGCGCGCTTTGGCAGGTTCCGGCGTCATCGCCGGCGAGGCGCGCGCCGGCCGTTGCGATCTCCACGCCGCCTTTTATGGCTTGCTGCATTTCGATCCGCGTCGCGTCGACGGGTTCAATCATGTCGACGAGGCCATTACGCTTGCAACCTTGCCGCCGCATGAAGTGTTCGAGCCGGGAGAGAGGATCGCCACGATCAAGGTCAATCCCTATGCCGCGCCGGAAAGAGTGGTCGCCGCCTGCGAAAAAGCGGCGGCGCCGCTCAAAATCCTACCCTTTCGGCCGCATCGCGTCGCGCTGATCCAGACGCTCGCGCCGGGGCTGAAGGCGCAAACGCTGGAAAAGACCACTCGCCATACCCGTGACAGGCTCATGGCGCTCTCCAGCGCATTATGCGCCGAGCTGCGCGTCACGCATGAGGAAAAGACCCTTTCGCGCGAAATCGCGGCGCGCGGCGCCGCAGGCGACGATCTCATCCTGATTGCCGGCGCCTATTCGACCGTCGATCGCAAGGACGTCGTTCCGGCCGCGCTGGAAAAAGCGGGTGGCCGCGTCATTCATTTCGGCATGCCGGTGGACCCCGGCAATCTCCTGCTTCTCGGCGAGTTGGGCGGGACGCCCGTGATCGGCATGCCCGGCTGCGCGCGCGCGCCGCAACTCAATGGCGTCGATTTCATCCTGCGGCGCCTTCTCGCCGGCCTGCCCGTCGGGCGGGCCGACATCATGTCGATGGGCGTCGGCGGCCTGCTCCGCGACCGGCGCGCGAATGCCAAGACAAAACGGGCCGCGCCGCCCCGGATCGCGGCCATCGTTCTCGCGGCCGGCCGGTCACAGCGCATGGGCGCGAACAAGCTCACCATGACGCTGGACGGCAAGCCCCTGGTCCGCCATGCGGCGGACACCGCGCGCGCGGCGGGAATTGAAACAATCGTGGTCGTGGTCGGACATGAGGCCGAAAAGGTCCGCGCCGCCCTTGCCGGCTGCGACGTCGCATTCGTGTTGAACGAGGATTACGCCCAGGGGCTTTCCACTTCGCTCAAAAAAGGCGTCGCCGCTTTGCCGCGGGAGCTCGACGGGGCGATGATCTTTCTCGGCGACATGCCCGACATCGATCCGGCCATGATCGCGCGGATGATCGCGGCCTTCGATCCGCGCGAGGGCAGCGCCATCGTCGCGCCACGCTGCAGAGGCCGGCTCGGAAATCCGGTGCTGTGGGGACGGGCCTTTTTCCCGCTGATCCTGGAGCGGACGAGCGGCGACGCCGGCGCCAAACAGCTGATCGGCCGTTATGGCCAATGGGTCGCTGCAATCGACGCCGGAGACGACATATTCACCGATCTCGACACCGCCGAGGCGATGAACGAGAGGCGCCGCCTCGGACCCGACCCCGCCAGCTCCATCTGA
- a CDS encoding XdhC family protein: MMDDSGAILREALSWARKGRKVALATVVSTWGSSPRAAGSRLAVDEDGHMIGSVSGGCVEGEVLANAEDVMRTGRPALLEFGVSDGTAWSLGLACGGRIEILVEKFRDRPEFNQIVEQLDRGEETAALVALDSGERRLVEGDTQFDEASQSLVAAALARGVETALDGPAGKFFLEFWRPPLSLIIVGAVHIAQALAPIAAAAGYRVALVDPRPAFATPQRFPGVALHTEWPEDFFARIRPDSRCAMVALTHEPRIDDAALIAVLRSPAFYIGALGSRGSAEKRRERLRAKGCSEAELARIHGPVGLCIGAASPPEIAIAIAAEMTAVLRQAQAQSLGSAAE, from the coding sequence ATGATGGATGACAGCGGCGCCATTCTGCGCGAGGCCCTTTCCTGGGCAAGGAAGGGCCGGAAGGTCGCGCTGGCGACGGTTGTCTCGACCTGGGGGTCGTCGCCGCGCGCGGCAGGCTCCAGGCTCGCCGTCGATGAAGACGGTCACATGATCGGCTCCGTCTCCGGCGGCTGCGTCGAGGGCGAGGTTCTCGCCAATGCCGAAGACGTCATGCGGACGGGCCGGCCGGCGCTGCTGGAATTCGGCGTCAGCGACGGCACAGCCTGGTCTTTGGGCCTCGCTTGCGGCGGCAGGATCGAAATTCTGGTCGAAAAGTTTCGTGACCGGCCTGAATTTAATCAGATCGTCGAGCAACTCGACCGAGGCGAGGAAACGGCGGCGCTGGTCGCCCTCGACAGCGGCGAAAGGCGCCTGGTCGAGGGCGATACTCAATTCGACGAGGCGAGCCAGAGCCTTGTCGCGGCGGCGCTCGCACGCGGCGTGGAGACGGCGCTGGACGGCCCGGCCGGAAAATTCTTTCTCGAATTCTGGCGCCCGCCCCTGAGCCTTATCATCGTCGGCGCGGTTCATATCGCCCAGGCCCTGGCGCCGATCGCGGCGGCGGCGGGCTATCGCGTCGCGCTGGTCGATCCGCGGCCGGCTTTCGCCACGCCGCAACGCTTTCCCGGCGTTGCGCTCCACACGGAATGGCCGGAGGATTTTTTTGCCAGAATTCGTCCCGACTCGCGCTGCGCCATGGTGGCGCTCACCCATGAGCCAAGGATCGACGACGCCGCCCTGATCGCCGTCTTGCGCAGCCCGGCCTTTTACATCGGCGCGCTCGGCTCGCGCGGCTCGGCCGAAAAACGCCGGGAGCGCTTGCGGGCGAAAGGCTGTTCGGAAGCCGAGCTCGCGCGAATCCACGGGCCCGTCGGCCTTTGCATCGGCGCGGCGTCGCCGCCGGAAATCGCCATAGCGATCGCTGCGGAAATGACCGCGGTCCTGCGACAGGCGCAGGCGCAAAGTCTTGGGAGCGCGGCGGAATGA
- a CDS encoding 2-oxoacid:acceptor oxidoreductase family protein — translation MFQIRIHGRGGQGVVTGAEMLSVAAFIEGRHAQAFPSFGSERTGAPVVAFCRIADKEIRLREPVQDPDCVILQDPTLLKVIDVFSGLSEKGYLLVNTNKAFDELHLQSIAAKLPPGHAVIVPATDLALKHVKRPAPNAALLGAFAALTGLVRFESVKSAIARAFPGRIGEANIAAAQEAYDLASNPERAMTV, via the coding sequence ATGTTCCAGATTCGCATTCATGGCCGGGGTGGGCAGGGCGTGGTCACCGGGGCGGAAATGCTCTCCGTCGCCGCTTTCATCGAGGGCCGCCACGCCCAGGCCTTCCCGAGTTTCGGCTCCGAACGCACGGGTGCGCCGGTCGTCGCCTTCTGCCGCATCGCCGACAAGGAAATCCGCCTGCGCGAGCCGGTCCAGGACCCGGATTGCGTGATCCTCCAGGACCCGACCCTGCTGAAGGTGATCGACGTCTTTTCCGGCCTGAGCGAAAAAGGCTATCTGCTGGTCAATACCAACAAGGCATTCGACGAGCTGCATTTGCAGAGCATCGCCGCAAAATTGCCGCCGGGCCATGCGGTGATCGTGCCGGCGACCGATCTGGCGCTCAAACATGTCAAGAGGCCCGCGCCCAACGCCGCCTTGCTCGGCGCCTTCGCCGCGCTGACCGGCCTCGTTCGTTTCGAAAGCGTCAAAAGCGCCATCGCCCGGGCCTTTCCCGGCAGAATCGGCGAGGCCAATATCGCCGCGGCGCAGGAGGCTTACGACCTCGCCTCGAATCCGGAACGCGCCATGACTGTGTGA
- a CDS encoding glycerate kinase type-2 family protein: MDERALLRQMFDAAVAAAAPDIVIPRRLPAPPAGRTIVVGAGKAAASMARAVDAHWPSDKPLEGLVVTRYGYGVGKLDRIEVVEASHPVPDEAGERAAQRILDMVRGLTPDDLVLCLISGGGSSLLSLPAPGIELADKQAINRALLRSGANIDDMNCVRKHLSAIKAGRLAAAAAPAEVVSLIISDVPGDDPAIIASGPTVPDPSTLAQAREVLRRYCIEAPPSVLALLNNPAAETPKPGDPVFAHHSVRMIATPQASLEAAAKIARAAGVAPLILGDALEGEAREVGRVMSGIARQVVMHGQPAPAPCVLISGGETTVTLHGKGRGGRNVEFLLALAIDLDGLPKVYAIAGDTDGVDGAEEVAGAIVAPDTLARAESLGVKARESLADNDGHGFFERLGDQVVTGPTLTNVNDFRAILITG, translated from the coding sequence ATGGATGAGCGCGCGCTCCTGCGACAAATGTTCGACGCGGCGGTGGCCGCCGCCGCGCCGGACATCGTCATCCCCCGGCGCCTTCCCGCGCCTCCGGCCGGCCGAACCATCGTGGTGGGCGCGGGAAAAGCGGCCGCCTCCATGGCGCGCGCCGTCGATGCGCATTGGCCGTCCGACAAGCCGCTCGAAGGTCTGGTCGTCACCCGCTACGGCTATGGCGTCGGCAAGCTCGACCGCATCGAGGTTGTCGAGGCGAGCCATCCCGTCCCCGACGAAGCGGGCGAGCGCGCGGCGCAAAGAATTCTGGACATGGTGCGGGGGCTTACGCCCGACGACCTCGTCCTGTGCCTGATCTCCGGCGGCGGCTCGTCGCTTCTGTCCCTGCCGGCGCCGGGAATCGAACTTGCCGACAAGCAGGCGATCAACCGGGCGCTCCTGCGCAGCGGCGCCAACATCGACGACATGAATTGCGTGCGCAAACACCTTTCCGCCATCAAGGCGGGCCGGCTGGCGGCGGCCGCCGCGCCGGCCGAGGTTGTTTCGCTGATCATTTCGGACGTGCCGGGCGACGATCCTGCGATCATCGCCTCGGGCCCGACCGTCCCGGATCCCAGCACGCTCGCGCAGGCGCGCGAGGTGTTGCGGCGCTATTGTATTGAAGCGCCGCCTTCGGTGCTGGCGCTCCTGAACAATCCCGCCGCGGAAACGCCGAAACCCGGCGACCCCGTTTTCGCGCATCATTCCGTGCGGATGATCGCCACGCCGCAGGCTTCGCTCGAAGCCGCGGCGAAAATCGCCCGCGCCGCCGGGGTCGCGCCGCTGATCCTCGGCGACGCCCTCGAAGGCGAGGCGAGGGAAGTCGGGCGGGTGATGAGCGGCATTGCGCGCCAGGTCGTCATGCACGGCCAGCCGGCTCCAGCCCCTTGCGTCCTCATTTCCGGCGGCGAAACGACGGTGACTTTGCACGGAAAAGGCCGGGGCGGCCGCAATGTCGAATTCCTGCTCGCGCTCGCCATCGATCTCGACGGCCTGCCGAAGGTCTACGCCATCGCCGGCGACACCGACGGCGTCGACGGCGCCGAGGAGGTTGCCGGAGCGATCGTGGCCCCCGACACGCTGGCGCGCGCGGAAAGTCTGGGCGTCAAGGCCAGGGAAAGTCTCGCCGACAATGACGGGCACGGCTTTTTCGAACGCCTGGGCGATCAGGTCGTCACCGGCCCGACCCTCACCAATGTCAATGATTTCCGGGCGATTTTGATTACCGGCTGA
- the rsmI gene encoding 16S rRNA (cytidine(1402)-2'-O)-methyltransferase, with the protein MMTHSASSSPPSPASFVAFGLRAEAEPIAPGLHVVATPIGNLRDITLRALATLAAADAVIAEDTRVSRALLAHYGIATPLVAYHEHNAETMRPILLARLKKGERLALISDAGTPLVSDPGFKLVGEALAAGVPVTSAPGPSAVLAALVVGGLPTDRFFFEGFLPAKSGARRARIAELAAIPGTLVFFESPRRLAETLTDLAAVLGPREAAVARELTKHFESVRRGALDALAAQYANEGAPKGEIVLLVAPPGEGAALIAGAALDDRIKAALEKFSLKDAASVVAAETGQPRRKVYARALELSGGAKGE; encoded by the coding sequence ATGATGACGCATTCGGCGTCTTCTTCTCCGCCCTCGCCGGCCTCATTCGTCGCCTTCGGCCTGCGCGCCGAGGCCGAGCCGATCGCGCCGGGCCTCCATGTGGTGGCGACGCCGATCGGCAATCTGCGCGACATCACCTTGCGCGCTTTGGCGACGCTTGCCGCCGCCGATGCGGTGATCGCCGAGGACACCCGCGTCAGCCGCGCCCTGCTGGCCCATTACGGCATTGCGACGCCGCTGGTCGCCTATCATGAACACAATGCCGAAACGATGCGCCCGATCCTGCTCGCGCGGCTGAAAAAGGGCGAAAGGCTGGCCTTGATCTCCGACGCGGGGACGCCGCTGGTGTCCGATCCCGGCTTCAAATTGGTCGGCGAAGCGCTCGCGGCAGGCGTTCCCGTGACCTCGGCGCCGGGTCCCTCGGCGGTGCTCGCCGCCCTCGTCGTCGGCGGGCTGCCGACCGACCGCTTCTTTTTCGAGGGTTTTCTGCCCGCCAAAAGCGGCGCCCGCCGGGCGCGAATTGCTGAACTGGCCGCAATTCCGGGCACTCTGGTCTTTTTCGAGTCGCCGCGGCGCCTCGCCGAGACTCTGACGGATCTTGCGGCCGTGCTCGGGCCGCGCGAGGCGGCGGTCGCCCGCGAACTGACAAAACATTTCGAATCGGTGCGACGTGGCGCGCTCGACGCTTTGGCCGCGCAATACGCGAACGAGGGGGCGCCCAAGGGCGAGATCGTGCTGCTGGTGGCGCCGCCGGGAGAGGGCGCTGCCCTGATCGCCGGCGCTGCGCTCGACGACAGGATCAAGGCGGCGCTGGAAAAATTCTCGCTCAAGGACGCCGCGAGCGTCGTCGCCGCCGAAACCGGCCAGCCGCGCCGCAAAGTCTATGCCCGGGCGCTCGAACTGTCCGGAGGGGCGAAGGGCGAATGA
- the gyrB gene encoding DNA topoisomerase (ATP-hydrolyzing) subunit B has translation MTAANGTAPEPNTEEYGAGSIKVLRGLDAVRKRPGMYIGDTDDGSGLHHMVYEVVDNAIDEALGGFATLVTVTLNADGSCTVTDNGRGIPTGIHPEEGVSAAEVIMTQLHAGGKFDQNSYKVSGGLHGVGVSVVNALSSTLSLRIWRDGLEHEIDFAHGEAVAPLKTVGEAPIVDGRHRRGTSVTFLPSTETFSQIEFDYATIEHRLRELAFLNSGVHIVLTDARHAETKSEDLFYEGGLEAFVRYLDRAKTPLIGKPVQMRGERDGITVEVALWWNDSYHENVLVFTNNIPQRDGGTHLAGFRAALTRQITSYAESSGLTKKEKVELSGDDCREGLTCVVSVKVPDPKFSSQTKDKLVSSEVRPVVEGVLNEALSQWLEEHPSEAKTVVGKVVEAASAREAARKARELTRRKGALDVANLPGKLADCQERDPAKAELFIVEGDSAGGSAKQGRAREYQAVLPLRGKILNVERARFDKMLSSEQIGTLITALGAGIGHDEFNLDKLRYHKIIVMTDADVDGSHIRTLLLTFFYRQMRPLIEHGYLYIAQPPLFKVKRGSSEQYLKDEKALEDYLIGNGVDGAVLRFAHGEERAGADLQALVEEARLVRNVLGQLHNRYNRCAVEQAAIAGALKPTAALSDEGAATRAGEIAARLDALADEVERGWEGRVENGAYILTRELRGVRQAITLDAGLLASAEARRLDERAASLRQVYAESALLLRRGDETRISGPTSLLDAVLAAGGKGVSQQRYKGLGEMNPEQLWETTLDRDARSLLQVKIKEGDEAEDLFVKLMGDVVEPRREFIQDNALNVANLDV, from the coding sequence TTGACAGCCGCCAACGGAACCGCGCCGGAGCCGAACACCGAGGAATATGGCGCCGGATCGATCAAGGTTTTGCGCGGACTGGACGCGGTGCGCAAACGTCCCGGCATGTATATCGGCGACACGGACGACGGCTCCGGCCTCCATCACATGGTCTATGAAGTGGTGGACAACGCCATCGACGAGGCGCTCGGGGGCTTCGCCACCCTCGTCACGGTGACCCTGAACGCCGACGGCTCCTGCACCGTCACCGACAACGGCCGCGGCATTCCGACCGGCATACATCCGGAAGAAGGCGTCTCGGCGGCCGAAGTCATCATGACGCAGCTTCACGCCGGCGGGAAATTCGATCAGAATTCCTACAAGGTCTCGGGCGGCCTCCACGGCGTCGGCGTTTCGGTCGTCAACGCTTTGTCCTCGACCTTGTCGCTGCGCATCTGGCGGGACGGGCTGGAGCACGAGATCGACTTCGCCCATGGCGAAGCCGTGGCGCCGCTCAAGACGGTCGGCGAGGCGCCGATCGTCGATGGCCGGCACAGGCGCGGCACGTCGGTGACCTTCCTGCCCAGTACCGAGACCTTTTCGCAGATCGAATTCGACTATGCGACGATCGAGCACCGGCTGCGCGAACTCGCCTTCCTCAACTCCGGCGTCCATATCGTCCTGACCGACGCCCGCCACGCCGAAACCAAATCCGAGGATCTTTTTTACGAAGGCGGGCTCGAAGCCTTCGTGCGCTATCTCGACCGCGCCAAGACGCCCTTGATCGGCAAGCCGGTGCAGATGCGCGGCGAACGCGACGGCATTACCGTGGAAGTGGCGCTGTGGTGGAACGATTCCTACCACGAGAATGTGCTGGTCTTCACCAACAACATCCCGCAGCGCGACGGCGGAACCCATCTCGCGGGCTTTCGCGCCGCGCTCACCCGTCAGATCACCTCCTATGCCGAAAGCTCCGGCCTGACCAAAAAGGAAAAGGTCGAACTTTCCGGCGACGATTGCCGCGAGGGCCTGACCTGCGTGGTTTCGGTCAAGGTTCCCGACCCGAAATTCTCATCCCAGACCAAGGACAAGCTGGTCTCGTCCGAAGTGCGCCCCGTCGTCGAGGGCGTCCTCAACGAGGCTTTAAGCCAATGGCTCGAGGAACATCCTTCCGAGGCCAAGACCGTCGTCGGCAAGGTGGTGGAGGCGGCCTCGGCGCGCGAGGCGGCGCGCAAGGCCCGCGAACTGACCCGCCGCAAGGGCGCGCTCGACGTCGCCAACCTGCCCGGCAAGCTCGCCGATTGCCAGGAGCGCGATCCGGCCAAGGCCGAACTTTTCATCGTCGAGGGCGATTCGGCGGGCGGCTCGGCCAAACAGGGGCGCGCGCGCGAATATCAGGCGGTCCTGCCCCTGCGCGGCAAAATCCTCAATGTCGAGCGAGCGCGCTTCGACAAAATGCTGTCGAGCGAGCAGATCGGCACCCTCATCACCGCGCTCGGCGCCGGCATCGGCCATGACGAGTTCAACCTCGACAAGCTGCGCTACCACAAGATCATCGTGATGACCGACGCGGATGTGGACGGCTCCCATATCCGCACTTTGCTTCTCACCTTCTTCTATCGCCAGATGCGGCCGCTGATCGAGCACGGCTATCTCTATATCGCCCAGCCGCCGCTCTTTAAGGTCAAGCGCGGCTCGTCCGAGCAATATCTCAAGGACGAAAAGGCGCTCGAAGATTATCTCATCGGCAATGGCGTCGACGGCGCCGTGCTGCGCTTTGCCCATGGCGAGGAACGCGCCGGCGCCGATCTGCAAGCGCTGGTGGAGGAAGCAAGGCTCGTCCGCAATGTGCTCGGCCAGTTGCACAACCGCTACAACCGCTGCGCGGTCGAGCAGGCGGCGATCGCCGGCGCGCTCAAGCCGACAGCGGCGCTGAGCGACGAGGGGGCGGCCACGCGCGCGGGAGAAATCGCGGCCCGGCTCGATGCGCTTGCCGACGAGGTCGAGCGCGGCTGGGAAGGCCGGGTCGAGAACGGCGCTTATATCCTGACGCGCGAATTGCGCGGGGTGAGACAGGCGATCACGCTCGACGCCGGATTGCTCGCCTCGGCCGAAGCGCGGCGGCTCGACGAACGCGCGGCAAGCCTGCGCCAGGTCTATGCCGAAAGCGCCCTGCTGCTGCGTCGGGGCGATGAAACCCGCATCAGCGGCCCGACCTCCCTGCTCGACGCCGTTCTCGCGGCCGGCGGCAAGGGCGTCAGCCAGCAGCGCTACAAAGGCCTCGGCGAGATGAACCCCGAACAGCTCTGGGAAACGACGCTCGACCGCGACGCCCGCTCCCTGCTTCAGGTGAAGATCAAGGAAGGCGACGAGGCGGAAGATTTGTTCGTCAAGCTGATGGGCGACGTCGTCGAACCGCGCCGCGAATTCATCCAGGACAATGCGCTCAACGTCGCCAATCTGGACGTTTGA